One Gloeobacter morelensis MG652769 DNA window includes the following coding sequences:
- a CDS encoding AAA family ATPase — protein MLTRLRISGFKNLVNVDVRFGPFTCIAGANGVGKSNLFDAITFLSSLASYSLIEAALRVRDEGARTADLRSIFHRVGDKHTDEMSFEAEMIIPPIGSDDLGQEAKASTTFVRYSLALAYRSEHPSRPQGTIEVLSEELTHINVSEAPKHILFPHSSQHWRRSAITGRRTSSFISTEGSGKDRIVKLHQDKIPGRPFSRSAASLPRTVLSTASAAESPTALLTRREMQSWSLLQLEPAALRKPDEFTSSARLGSDGSHLAATLARLERTSGIIEGETEETARSRTFAQIANRLSELIDDVRRIWVDRDDKRELLTVHVSGRDGTPHAAKSLSDGTLRFLALSVLAFDPEANGVLCLEEPENGIHPERIPAILRLLEDIATDPYEEVGNDNPLRQVIINTHSPSVVAQVPDDSLVVAELKETVEKGDRFKRVCFSCLPDTWREKASEKPSIVSRGQLSAYLNPVSVDSKRSNNGSNKSQIKHKVRRVMDREDLQLLIPFSQS, from the coding sequence GATTTAAGAACTTGGTAAATGTTGATGTTCGCTTCGGCCCTTTCACATGCATAGCCGGAGCAAACGGCGTCGGCAAATCTAATTTATTTGACGCGATTACTTTTCTAAGTTCATTGGCTAGCTATTCTCTAATTGAGGCGGCTCTTAGGGTGCGCGACGAGGGAGCGCGAACAGCAGACTTACGGAGTATATTTCACCGAGTTGGCGATAAGCATACCGATGAAATGTCTTTTGAAGCAGAAATGATAATCCCTCCGATAGGCAGCGACGACTTGGGCCAAGAAGCAAAAGCAAGTACCACGTTCGTCCGCTATTCGCTCGCTCTTGCATACAGGTCTGAACATCCTTCAAGACCACAGGGCACGATCGAGGTTTTGAGTGAGGAGTTAACCCATATCAATGTTAGTGAAGCCCCAAAACATATTCTTTTTCCACATAGTTCGCAGCACTGGCGTCGCTCTGCAATCACAGGACGCCGCACCTCATCTTTCATCTCTACAGAGGGCTCAGGCAAAGATAGAATCGTTAAGTTACATCAGGATAAAATACCAGGTAGGCCCTTCTCTCGGTCTGCTGCAAGTCTCCCAAGAACTGTACTTTCTACAGCGAGCGCAGCCGAGTCACCAACCGCTTTATTAACCAGAAGAGAAATGCAGTCCTGGAGCTTGTTGCAGCTAGAACCGGCAGCTTTGCGTAAACCTGATGAATTCACATCTTCCGCAAGACTTGGATCAGACGGCTCACACCTGGCAGCGACTCTAGCCCGTCTCGAACGGACGAGCGGAATCATTGAAGGCGAGACCGAAGAGACCGCGAGATCGAGAACTTTTGCGCAAATTGCCAATCGACTTTCCGAGTTAATCGATGATGTCAGAAGAATTTGGGTTGATCGAGACGACAAGAGAGAGTTGCTAACTGTCCATGTCTCCGGCCGTGACGGTACACCTCATGCTGCCAAATCTCTTTCTGATGGAACGTTGAGATTTCTGGCACTATCTGTACTTGCTTTTGATCCAGAAGCCAATGGAGTGCTCTGTTTAGAAGAGCCCGAAAATGGTATACACCCTGAACGCATTCCTGCCATTTTAAGGCTTCTTGAAGACATTGCAACGGATCCATATGAAGAAGTTGGCAACGACAACCCTCTGCGACAGGTGATAATTAATACCCATTCTCCTTCCGTAGTGGCACAAGTTCCAGATGACAGCTTGGTGGTGGCTGAACTTAAAGAAACTGTTGAGAAAGGTGATCGATTTAAACGGGTATGCTTCAGTTGCTTGCCGGATACTTGGAGAGAGAAAGCCTCTGAGAAACCAAGCATCGTTTCACGAGGTCAGTTGTCGGCGTACTTAAACCCTGTTTCTGTAGATAGTAAGAGGTCAAATAACGGCTCAAATAAATCTCAAATTAAACACAAAGTACGCCGTGTGATGGATAGAGAAGATTTGCAGTTGCTCATTCCGTTTTCACAATCATAG
- a CDS encoding acetyl ornithine aminotransferase family protein, protein MLSLPAKAAALPRVPRLVGPLPGPRAQALIARDEAVTSPSYTRGYPLVAARGEGCMLEDVDGNVFLDLTAGIAVTATGHAHPVVVRAIQEQAANLLHMSGTDFYYEPMAELAEALSARAPFPTAAGRPRARVFFSNSGAESNEGALKLARYHTGRQQVVAFLGAFHGRTYGAMSLTGSKAVQRQGFGPLVPGISHIPYGTHASLDYLEDKLFPTVLPPEEIAAIVVEPIQGEGGYIVPEDGFHERIRQICTCHGILMVVDEVQAGMGRTGKLFAIEHWGVQPDIVTLAKGIASGLPLGAILSRPEIMTWPAGSHATTFGGNPVACAAANATLKLLEAGLIENAERMGRVLQAGLGQLADRFAFVSASRGKGLMVAVDLFDAAGNLDRERRDKIVDLAFYRGLLLLGCGRAAIRFCPPLVVDTDQVRVALDILRQIFEEQ, encoded by the coding sequence ATGCTCAGTCTGCCCGCCAAAGCGGCTGCTTTGCCCCGCGTCCCGCGCCTGGTGGGGCCACTGCCCGGCCCCCGCGCCCAGGCCCTGATTGCCCGCGACGAAGCGGTCACCTCGCCTTCTTATACCCGCGGCTACCCGCTGGTGGCCGCCCGCGGCGAAGGCTGCATGCTCGAAGACGTGGACGGCAACGTCTTTTTGGATCTGACCGCCGGGATCGCCGTCACCGCCACCGGCCACGCCCATCCGGTGGTCGTGCGCGCCATCCAGGAGCAAGCGGCCAATCTGCTGCACATGTCGGGTACCGACTTTTATTATGAACCGATGGCCGAACTGGCCGAGGCTCTGAGCGCGCGCGCTCCCTTCCCGACGGCGGCAGGCCGCCCCCGCGCCCGGGTGTTCTTCAGCAATTCCGGCGCCGAATCGAACGAAGGGGCGCTAAAGCTGGCGCGCTACCACACCGGCCGCCAGCAGGTGGTGGCCTTTTTGGGAGCCTTCCACGGCCGCACCTACGGAGCGATGTCGCTCACCGGCTCCAAGGCTGTCCAACGCCAGGGCTTTGGCCCGCTGGTGCCCGGTATCAGCCACATTCCCTACGGCACCCACGCGAGCCTCGATTACCTCGAAGACAAGCTTTTCCCGACGGTGCTTCCCCCCGAAGAGATAGCGGCCATCGTCGTCGAACCGATCCAGGGCGAAGGCGGCTATATCGTGCCGGAGGACGGCTTTCATGAGCGCATCCGCCAGATTTGCACCTGCCACGGCATCTTGATGGTGGTGGACGAGGTGCAGGCGGGCATGGGCCGCACCGGCAAGCTCTTTGCCATCGAGCACTGGGGGGTCCAGCCCGATATCGTCACCCTCGCCAAGGGCATCGCGAGCGGCCTGCCCCTGGGGGCTATCCTGTCGCGGCCCGAGATCATGACCTGGCCCGCCGGGTCGCACGCGACGACGTTCGGGGGCAACCCGGTCGCCTGTGCCGCCGCCAACGCCACGCTCAAGCTTTTGGAAGCGGGGCTCATCGAGAACGCCGAGCGCATGGGACGGGTTCTCCAGGCGGGGCTGGGGCAATTGGCCGATCGCTTCGCCTTTGTCTCGGCTTCTCGGGGCAAGGGCCTGATGGTGGCCGTCGATCTATTCGACGCGGCGGGCAACCTCGATCGCGAGCGGCGCGACAAAATCGTCGATCTGGCCTTTTACAGGGGGCTGTTGCTGCTCGGTTGCGGCAGGGCGGCCATCCGCTTCTGCCCGCCGCTGGTTGTCGACACCGACCAAGTCCGCGTCGCCCTCGACATCCTGCGTCAAATTTTCGAGGAACAGTGA
- a CDS encoding DUF1338 domain-containing protein — protein MEGLLARELWARLWEKYQRRVAYARTYQRMIEEAGGTVANDHIAFRSLRLILDGQDFGLGYLERFLFPLGYEAAGEYRFPTQSLYARHYRHPEQDALDLPKLFVSELVVDDLPAPAAGLIRASVAGAKLVERADTPQSLEAVFDRPWQPPLRSAVEALNDISQYGAWVLLHGYAVNHFTGYVNRQNTAAYPDIESTAQGLAALGVPMKSEIEGSWGSGLRQTATKAVSEPAAVRDDATGEPVPIPWTYAYYEIAERGPIEVAPGRLERFEGFLGPQAKNLFEMTRL, from the coding sequence ATGGAAGGTCTTCTGGCCCGTGAGCTGTGGGCGCGGTTGTGGGAAAAATATCAAAGGCGGGTCGCCTACGCCCGCACCTACCAGCGGATGATCGAGGAGGCGGGCGGCACGGTCGCCAACGATCATATTGCCTTTCGCTCCCTCAGACTGATCCTGGACGGCCAGGACTTCGGCCTTGGCTATCTGGAGCGGTTTTTGTTTCCCCTGGGCTACGAAGCGGCCGGTGAATACCGCTTCCCGACCCAGTCGCTGTACGCCCGTCACTACCGCCACCCCGAACAGGACGCCCTCGACCTGCCGAAACTGTTCGTAAGCGAACTCGTCGTAGACGACCTGCCGGCACCCGCAGCCGGGCTCATCCGCGCGAGTGTCGCCGGGGCAAAGCTAGTCGAGCGGGCCGACACACCACAATCGCTGGAGGCGGTCTTCGATCGCCCCTGGCAACCCCCACTGCGCTCGGCCGTCGAGGCGCTCAACGACATAAGCCAGTACGGCGCCTGGGTGTTGCTGCACGGGTACGCCGTCAACCATTTCACCGGCTACGTCAACCGCCAGAACACCGCCGCCTACCCGGATATTGAGAGCACCGCCCAGGGGCTGGCAGCCCTCGGAGTACCGATGAAAAGTGAGATCGAGGGCAGTTGGGGCAGCGGCCTCAGGCAGACCGCCACCAAAGCGGTCAGCGAACCTGCCGCGGTGCGCGACGACGCCACGGGCGAACCGGTGCCAATCCCCTGGACCTACGCCTACTACGAAATCGCCGAGCGCGGACCGATCGAAGTCGCCCCGGGCCGGCTGGAGCGCTTCGAAGGGTTCCTGGGTCCGCAGGCTAAAAATCTTTTCGAGATGACCCGATTGTAA